From [Clostridium] symbiosum, a single genomic window includes:
- a CDS encoding MurR/RpiR family transcriptional regulator: MDEAKSVIGVICSSYDSFFDSEKKIANCIMERRREVVDMTVAELAQASGASDASVSRFCRRCGFKGFHQLKMTLAGELAEESQGAVGNDISRRDIGQSLQNILANKTEELKQTVAMMEPENLDRILEIIQKAGTVQFVAVGNTIPVAMDAAFKFNQLGIRAVTGTVLETQTAYAFNLGKKDVIIAISNSGVSRRLIRLLEGAAGNGVTIISITNSPDSPVAKLSDYHITTATREKLLREDFLFSRVPATMVIEILYLLLSVSIRGATESVRRHETAIMEDKQIR; this comes from the coding sequence ATGGACGAGGCGAAGAGTGTAATCGGCGTAATTTGTTCCTCCTATGATTCATTTTTTGATTCTGAAAAGAAAATTGCAAACTGTATCATGGAACGCAGGCGTGAAGTCGTGGATATGACCGTTGCCGAGCTGGCCCAGGCCAGCGGGGCCAGCGATGCATCCGTGTCACGTTTTTGCAGGAGATGCGGTTTCAAGGGGTTTCATCAGCTTAAAATGACACTGGCCGGGGAACTGGCGGAAGAATCCCAGGGGGCGGTCGGTAACGACATCAGCCGCAGGGATATCGGACAGTCGCTTCAGAATATTCTGGCGAATAAGACGGAGGAGCTGAAACAGACGGTGGCCATGATGGAGCCAGAGAATTTGGATCGGATTCTGGAGATAATACAGAAAGCGGGAACGGTTCAGTTTGTGGCCGTGGGCAATACCATACCGGTGGCAATGGATGCGGCTTTTAAGTTCAACCAGCTGGGCATTCGGGCCGTGACGGGCACGGTGCTGGAGACTCAGACAGCCTACGCCTTTAACCTCGGAAAGAAGGATGTCATTATTGCGATTTCCAATTCGGGGGTATCCAGGAGACTTATCAGGTTACTTGAAGGAGCTGCGGGGAACGGGGTTACGATTATTTCCATTACAAACAGTCCCGATTCACCGGTGGCAAAGCTTTCAGACTATCACATCACGACGGCAACAAGGGAGAAACTGCTGAGAGAGGATTTCCTCTTTTCCAGAGTTCCGGCAACAATGGTAATAGAGATACTTTATCTTCTTTTATCTGTCAGCATCAGGGGTGCGACGGAGAGTGTGAGGAGGCATGAGACCGCCATCATGGAGGACAAGCAGATCCGTTGA
- a CDS encoding homocysteine S-methyltransferase family protein translates to MKILEELKTKILLFDGGTGSLLQEAGLKPGELPETWNIIRPDFMVKLHRDYLEAGCDIIKTNTFGANRFKYNSSSKYGLKEIVTAAMENAKRAVREAGRGYIALDLGPTGKLLKPMGQLEFEEAVSIYREVVEIGAAQGADLILIETMSDTYELKAAVLAARENSALPVFATVIFDEKGKMLTGGTPKAVIGMLEGLRVDAIGMNCGLGPVQMKPLAAEFLKYASVPVIVNPNAGLPRSEGGRTVYDIGPDEFETAMKEILDLGINVAGGCCGTTPEHIKRLDRLRTGREQRLPGEKQFTVATSYASAVEFGSDPVIIGERINPTGKAKYKQALMEKNMEFILEEGISQQESGAHVLDINVGLPEIDEPEIMALAVRELQGITELPLQIDTANTEAMARAMRIYNGKIMVNSVNGKQEMMDAVFPLVKRYGGVVVALTLDEQGIPGTSDGRIEIARKIYREAEKYGIGKKDILIDALCMTVSSDPLGALTTLETVRRIRDELGGKTILGVSNISFGLPVRENINANFFTMALYSGLNAAIINPGSEPMMCSYHSFRALAALDENCAGYIDAYKDAGQPSAAGAGLSSGDMYARSPKASEIAWIPGTSETPGGVPSGEGSEAQLFLSVLKGLKDQAARAAGELLREKEPLDVIDTCMIPALDRVGKGYEAGTVFLPQLLMSAEAAKAAFDVIREKLDESGRTGGKKGKIILATVKGDIHDIGKNIVKVLLENYGYEVIDLGKDVPPERIVREAEERQVPLVGLSALMTTTVPAMQRTIAELKEKAPWVKVMVGGAVLTPEYAEMIGADAYCSDAMASVSYARKIIG, encoded by the coding sequence ATGAAGATACTGGAAGAATTAAAAACAAAAATTCTGCTGTTTGACGGAGGCACCGGCAGTCTTTTGCAGGAGGCTGGCCTGAAACCGGGAGAACTTCCGGAAACATGGAATATCATCCGCCCTGATTTCATGGTGAAGCTTCACAGGGACTATCTGGAAGCGGGATGTGACATTATCAAAACGAATACATTCGGAGCCAACCGTTTTAAATACAACAGCAGTTCCAAATACGGCCTGAAGGAAATCGTCACCGCGGCCATGGAAAATGCAAAGCGGGCGGTAAGGGAGGCCGGAAGGGGATATATTGCCCTGGATCTGGGGCCCACGGGCAAGCTTTTAAAACCCATGGGCCAGCTCGAGTTTGAGGAGGCCGTCTCCATTTACCGTGAGGTGGTGGAGATTGGGGCGGCACAGGGGGCCGATCTGATTCTGATCGAGACGATGAGCGACACCTATGAATTAAAGGCGGCTGTGCTTGCTGCCAGGGAAAACAGCGCGCTTCCGGTCTTTGCAACGGTAATTTTCGATGAAAAAGGGAAAATGCTGACGGGCGGCACCCCGAAGGCAGTCATAGGAATGCTGGAAGGCCTGAGAGTGGATGCAATCGGAATGAACTGCGGCCTCGGTCCCGTCCAGATGAAACCTCTGGCAGCCGAATTTTTAAAATATGCCTCAGTTCCCGTGATAGTCAATCCCAATGCAGGCCTTCCGAGAAGCGAAGGCGGGAGAACCGTTTACGACATAGGACCCGATGAATTTGAGACGGCAATGAAGGAGATACTGGATCTGGGGATTAATGTGGCAGGCGGCTGCTGCGGGACCACGCCGGAGCATATAAAACGGCTGGACCGCCTGCGGACGGGAAGAGAACAGAGACTTCCCGGAGAAAAACAGTTTACCGTTGCCACCTCCTATGCCTCGGCGGTGGAGTTTGGCTCCGATCCCGTGATTATCGGCGAGCGTATCAACCCAACGGGCAAGGCAAAGTATAAACAGGCCCTGATGGAAAAAAACATGGAGTTTATCCTGGAGGAAGGAATCTCGCAGCAGGAAAGCGGAGCCCATGTCCTGGATATCAATGTGGGGCTGCCGGAGATAGATGAACCGGAGATCATGGCTCTGGCGGTGCGGGAGCTTCAGGGAATCACCGAGCTGCCGCTTCAGATAGACACTGCGAATACGGAGGCAATGGCCCGCGCCATGCGGATTTACAACGGAAAGATCATGGTCAATTCCGTCAATGGAAAACAGGAGATGATGGATGCCGTCTTTCCGCTTGTGAAGCGCTATGGCGGTGTCGTAGTCGCACTGACACTGGACGAGCAGGGAATTCCGGGGACATCCGATGGACGGATTGAGATAGCCAGAAAAATCTACCGGGAAGCGGAGAAATATGGGATCGGGAAAAAAGATATTTTGATAGACGCCCTCTGCATGACCGTCAGCTCCGATCCGCTTGGCGCCCTGACCACGCTTGAGACCGTGAGGCGGATTCGGGACGAACTGGGAGGAAAGACGATACTGGGCGTCTCCAATATTTCCTTCGGACTTCCGGTGAGGGAGAACATTAATGCCAATTTCTTTACAATGGCCCTTTACAGCGGCCTGAATGCGGCGATTATCAATCCCGGTTCCGAGCCGATGATGTGTTCCTATCACAGCTTCCGTGCGCTGGCAGCCCTGGATGAGAACTGTGCCGGCTATATTGACGCCTATAAGGACGCCGGGCAGCCATCGGCGGCAGGGGCAGGACTGAGTTCAGGAGACATGTATGCCAGGTCTCCGAAGGCGTCTGAGATTGCCTGGATTCCCGGGACTTCAGAGACTCCGGGCGGCGTACCTTCCGGGGAAGGCAGTGAGGCCCAACTGTTCCTCAGTGTCTTAAAGGGGCTTAAGGACCAGGCTGCCAGGGCGGCGGGAGAGCTGCTTAGAGAGAAGGAACCCTTAGACGTCATCGATACCTGCATGATTCCGGCCCTCGACCGCGTGGGGAAGGGATATGAGGCGGGGACGGTGTTCCTCCCCCAGCTTCTGATGAGCGCGGAGGCGGCCAAAGCGGCTTTTGATGTGATTCGGGAGAAGCTTGACGAATCGGGCCGGACCGGCGGGAAAAAAGGGAAAATCATTCTGGCCACGGTGAAGGGCGATATTCACGACATTGGAAAGAATATTGTCAAAGTGCTCCTGGAAAACTACGGCTACGAAGTGATCGATTTGGGAAAGGACGTGCCGCCGGAAAGGATTGTCCGGGAGGCGGAGGAGAGGCAGGTGCCTCTTGTGGGACTCAGCGCCCTTATGACAACGACGGTTCCCGCGATGCAGAGGACAATTGCAGAACTGAAGGAAAAGGCTCCCTGGGTGAAAGTGATGGTGGGAGGCGCCGTCCTGACGCCGGAATACGCGGAAATGATCGGCGCGGATGCGTACTGCAGCGATGCGATGGCATCCGTCTCTTATGCCAGGAAAATTATCGGTTAA
- a CDS encoding vitamin B12 dependent-methionine synthase activation domain-containing protein, whose protein sequence is MERSDKIEVKRSEVYRYLGFGHNLPDETTVSLVEDSIRELERVVSPRFFSRSFPLKHLKDGRLDFTCFQVESLDLSKNLKDCERVILFAATLGAGPDLLARRYGRLEMSRAVVLQAASAAMIEAWCDRKNEELKEEALRQGEFLRPRFSPGYGDFSLEYQKILTKVLETGKTVGVTLTDSLLMVPSKSVTAVIGAGRKDDQDEKEDQNEKEDCGGCGKADCPYRKG, encoded by the coding sequence ATGGAGCGCAGTGATAAGATAGAAGTAAAACGCTCCGAGGTATACAGATACCTTGGATTTGGGCATAATCTGCCCGATGAGACGACGGTAAGCCTGGTGGAAGACAGTATCAGGGAGCTGGAACGAGTTGTTTCGCCCCGGTTTTTTTCGAGATCCTTTCCGCTCAAACATCTTAAGGACGGCCGGCTGGATTTTACCTGCTTTCAGGTGGAGAGCCTCGACCTTTCAAAGAATTTAAAAGATTGTGAAAGGGTAATCCTGTTTGCAGCGACCCTGGGAGCGGGGCCCGATTTACTTGCGCGCCGTTACGGCCGCCTTGAAATGAGCCGCGCCGTTGTGCTGCAGGCAGCCTCCGCCGCCATGATTGAGGCGTGGTGCGACAGGAAGAATGAGGAACTGAAAGAGGAAGCGCTCAGGCAGGGAGAGTTCCTGCGGCCAAGGTTCAGCCCGGGGTACGGTGATTTTTCTCTTGAATATCAGAAGATTCTGACGAAGGTGCTGGAGACGGGAAAGACGGTGGGGGTTACCCTGACGGACAGTCTTCTGATGGTGCCCTCCAAGTCGGTGACGGCGGTGATTGGCGCCGGCAGAAAAGACGACCAGGACGAAAAGGAAGACCAGAACGAAAAGGAAGACTGCGGGGGGTGCGGCAAGGCGGACTGCCCTTACCGGAAAGGTTAA